In a single window of the Chaetodon trifascialis isolate fChaTrf1 chromosome 19, fChaTrf1.hap1, whole genome shotgun sequence genome:
- the pum2 gene encoding pumilio homolog 2 isoform X3 — MSVPCSILGMNDVAWQETRGGMLHANGAPETGGVRVHGGGPLATVGAGQAPGVPHLQGMDRVVNPTPGTPQPPLSGRSQDDATVGYFFQRQPGEQLGGCTPSKHRWPTGDANHVDQVRAVDEMNYDFQALALESRGMGELLPAKKLWDSDELAKDGRKGMLLGEEWRDNAWGSSHHSVSQPIMVQRRPGQSFHGNGDANSVLSPRSEGGGLGVSMVEYVLSSSPGDKMDGRYRNGGYGGGDVDQDGRDKNDAQEKVSPFEEDKSPEMKVGEESDPTKANGRGLLNGMDRDCKDFNPTPGSRQASPTEAVERMGPSQTGLEMMGQHHPHVLQQHNPNQNKAPAEDFQNQEAQSMGGMEQQAGVESLQFDYAGNQIQVDSSGTPVGLFDYNSQQQLFQRSNPLTVQQLTAAQQQQYALAAAQQQHLAGLAPAFVPNPYIINAAPPGTDPYTAAGLAAAATLAGPTVVPPQYYGVPWGVYPANLFQQQAASTANHSANQQQSSQGPGPGQPQVMRTGTNQRPLTPGQGQQSQQESLAAAAAANPALAYTGMPGYQVLAPAAYYDQTGALVMGPGARTGLGGPVRLVQTPLLINPAAAQAAAAVSASGSSNNMSGPPANGLYRSMPQPQPQPQQQQAPPPSSGLPSSSFYGSGSVPNTSQSSSLFSHTSAAPPPSSSLGFSSTGGSLGVGLGSALGGFGSSVSSSTSSSVSRRDSLLASSDLYKRGGSSLTPIGQPFYNSLGYSSSPSPIGLTPGHSPLTPPPSLPSSHGSSSSLHLGGLTNGSGRYISAAPGAEAKYRSAGGTSSLFNSSSQLFPPSRPRYSRSDVMPSGRSRLLEDFRNNRFPNLQLRDLPGHMVEFSQDQHGSRFIQQKLERATPAERQMVFGEILQAAYQLMTDVFGNYVIQKFFEFGSADQKLALATRIRGHVLPLALQMYGCRVIQKALESISSDQQSDIVRELDGHVLKCVKDQNGNHVVQKCIECVQPQALQFIIDAFQGQVFVLSTHPYGCRVIQRILEHCTQEQTLPILEELHQHSEQLGQKYQGVSLEMTPKTYYTVSRDALFKDQYGNYVIQHVLEHGRPEDKSKIVAEVRGKVLVLSQHKFASNVVEKCVIHSSRAERALLIDEVCCQKDGPHSALYTMMKDQYANYVVQRMIDMAEPAQRKIIMHKIRPHIATLRKYTYGKHILAKLEKYYMKSGSELGPIGGPTNGLM; from the exons ATGAGCGTTCCATGCAGCATCCTAGGTATGAATGACGTGGCCTGGCAGGAGACAAGAGGTGGGATGCTGCATGCAAATGGTGCTCCTGAGACCGGCGGTGTCAGAGTTCATGGTGGAGGGCCCCTAGCCACAGTTGGAGCTGGACAGGCTCCTGGAGTCCCACATTTACAGGGCATGGACAGGGTTGTTAACCCTACCCCAGGTACCCCGCAGCCACCACTGAGTGGACGGTCTCAGGATGATGCCACAGTTGGATACTTCTTCCAGAGGCAGCCTGGAGAGCAGCTTGGAGGTTGCACACCCAGCAAGCATCGCTGGCCAACTGGAGATGCCAATCATGTTGATCAG GTCCGTGCTGTGGATGAAATGAACTATGACTTCCAAGCTCTTGCTCTGGAGTCCAGGGGTATGGGAGAG CTTCTGCCAGCAAAAAAGCTCTGGGATTCTGATGAGTTGGCCAAGGATGGAAGGAAAGGGATGCTTCTTGGCGAGGAGTGGAGGGACAATGCATGGGGATCATCTC ATCATTCAGTGTCTCAGCCAATCATGGTGCAGCGGCGACCAGGCCAGAGTTTCCATGGGAATGGTGATGCCAATTCTGTGCTTTCACCTCGCTCAGAAGGTGGAGGCCTGGGGGTGAGCATGGTGGAGTATGTCCTGAGCTCCTCTCCTGGTGACAAGATGGATGGTCGCTACAGGAACGGTGGCTAT GGTGGAGGAGATGTTGACCAAGATGGGAGAGACAAGAATGATGCCCAGGAGAAAGTGTCCCCCTTTGAAGAGGACAAGAGCCCGGAGATGAAGGTGGGAGAGGAGAGTGATCCCACGAAAGCCAACGGAAGAGGTCTTCTGAATGGCATGGACAGAGACTGCAAAGATTTCAA TCCAACCCCTGGAAGCCGTCAAGCTTCCCCCACTGAGGCCGTGGAACGGATGGGTCCCAGTCAGACAGGGTTGGAGATGATGGGACAGCACCATCCCCATGTCCTCCAACAACACAACCCCAACCAAAACAAGGCCCCAGCTGAGGACTTCCAGAACCAGGAGGCCCAGAGCATGGGAGGTATGGAGCAGCAAGCCGGTGTGGAGTCCCTCCAGTTCGACTATGCCGGCAACCAGATCCAGGTGGACTCCTCCGGGACTCCAGTAGGATTGTTTGACTACAATTCTCAACAGCAG ttgttCCAGAGATCTAATCCCCTGACTGTTCAGCagctcactgcagctcagcaacAACAATACGCCCTGgctgcagcccagcagcagcatctcg CTGGCCTTGCTCCTGCGTTTGTGCCAAACCCATACATCATCAATGCTGCCCCCCCTGGAACCGATCCCTACACTGCCGCtgggctggcagcagcagccacacttGCAG GGCCCACAGTGGTTCCACCACAGTACTATGGTGTTCCTTGGGGTGTGTACCCGGCCAATCTTTTCCAGCAACAGGCTGCATCAACTGCCAATCACTCAGCTAATCAGCAACAATCCAGCCAGGGTCCAGGGCCAGGCCAGCCACAG gtgaTGCGCACTGGAACCAACCAGCGACCTCTTACGCCTGGGCAAGGCCAACAGAGTCAGCAGGAATCTctagctgcagcagctgctgcaaacCCTGCATTGGCATACACAGGCATGCCTG GATATCAAGTGTTGGCCCCTGCAGCCTATTATGACCAGACTGGGGCCTTGGTGATGGGCCCTGGTGCCCGAACTGGTCTAGGTGGGCCAGTTCGTCTAGTCCAGACCCCTCTACTCATCaaccctgcagcagcacaagctG cagctgcgGTGTCAGCATCTGGCTCCAGTAACAACATGTCTGGTCCTCCAGCCAACGGGCTGTACCGCTCAATGCCTCAACCTCAACcccagccacagcagcagcaggctccCCCACCCAGCAGTGGCCTACCTTCCAGCTCATTCTACGGCTCTGGATCAGTCCCCAACACGTCTCAGAGCAGCTCACTTTTCTCACACACTTCTGCTGCACCTCCACCAAGCTCATCCCTGGGCTTCAGCAGTACCGGCGGCTCTCTCGGTGTAGGCCTGGGCTCTGCTCTTGGAGGCTTTGGCTCTTCTG tttCCAGCTCTACCAGTAGCAGTGTATCTCGCAGAGACTCCCTGTTGGCAAGTTCTGATCTTTACAAACGTGGCGGCAGCAGTTTAACTCCCATCGGCCAGCCCTTTTACAACAGCCTGGGTTACTCCTCCTCACCTAGTCCCATTGGCCTCACACCAGGTCACTCCCCACTCACTCCTCCACCATCTCTGCCCTCCTCCCATGGATCCTCTTCTAGCCTTCACCTAG GTGGCCTGACAAATGGCAGCGGGCGTTACATTTCTGCAGCGCCTGGAGCTGAGGCCAAGTACCGGAGCGCCGGCGGGACATCCAGTCTCTTTAATTCCAGTAGCCAGCTGTTCCCACCGTCTCGGCCTCGCTACAGTCGCTCTGATGTCATGCCGTCTGGGCGCAGCCGCTTACTGGAAGACTTCAGGAACAACCGCTTCCCAAACCTCCAGCTCCGTGACCTGCCGGGACACATGGTGGAGTTCTCTCAAGACCAGCACGGATCCAG ATTTATCCAGCAGAAGCTGGAGAGGGCCACCCCTGCTGAGAGGCAGATGGTGTTTGGAGAGATTCTGCAAGCAGCATACCAACTGATGACTGATGTGTTTGGGAATTATGTCATCCAAAAGTTCTTTGAG TTTGGAAGTGCAGACCAGAAGCTGGCTTTGGCTACACGTATCCGTGGACACGTCCTTCCCCTGGCTTTGCAGATGTATGGTTGCAGGGTCATTCAGAAAGCCCTGGAGTCCATTTCCTCAGACCAGCAG AGTGACATTGTCCGCGAGCTTGATGGCCATGTGTTGAAGTGTGTCAAGGACCAGAATGGCAACCATGTGGTGCAGAAGTGTATTGAGTGTGTCCAGCCCCAAGCCCTACAGTTCATTATTGATGCCTTTCAGGGACAG gtgtttgtgcTTTCCACACACCCCTATGGCTGCAGAGTTATCCAAAGGATTTTGGAGCACTGCACCCAGGAGCAGACCCTGCCtatcctggaggagctgcatCAGCACTCTGAACAGCTGGGCCAG AAATATCAAGGCGTATCATTGGAGATGACACCCAAAACATATTATACAGTGTCCCGTGATGCACTGTTCAAG GATCAGTATGGTAACTACGTCATTCAGCATGTTTTGGAGCATGGCCGACCAGAAGATAAGAGCAAGATAGTCGCAGAGGTTCGCGGAAAGGTTCTTGTCCTCAGCCAACACAAATTTGCAAG TAATGTTGTGGAGAAGTGTGTGATCCACTCTTCGCGTGCAGAGAGAGCTCTGCTGATAGATGAAGTGTGCTGCCAGAAAGACGGGCCCCACAGCGCCCTGTACACCATGATGAAGGACCAGTACGCCAACTATGTTGTCCAAAGAATGATTGACATGGCAGAACCTGCTCAGCGCAAAATCATCATGCACAAG
- the pum2 gene encoding pumilio homolog 2 isoform X1, with the protein MSVPCSILGMNDVAWQETRGGMLHANGAPETGGVRVHGGGPLATVGAGQAPGVPHLQGMDRVVNPTPGTPQPPLSGRSQDDATVGYFFQRQPGEQLGGCTPSKHRWPTGDANHVDQVRAVDEMNYDFQALALESRGMGELLPAKKLWDSDELAKDGRKGMLLGEEWRDNAWGSSHHSVSQPIMVQRRPGQSFHGNGDANSVLSPRSEGGGLGVSMVEYVLSSSPGDKMDGRYRNGGYGGGDVDQDGRDKNDAQEKVSPFEEDKSPEMKVGEESDPTKANGRGLLNGMDRDCKDFNPTPGSRQASPTEAVERMGPSQTGLEMMGQHHPHVLQQHNPNQNKAPAEDFQNQEAQSMGGMEQQAGVESLQFDYAGNQIQVDSSGTPVGLFDYNSQQQLFQRSNPLTVQQLTAAQQQQYALAAAQQQHLAGLAPAFVPNPYIINAAPPGTDPYTAAGLAAAATLAGPTVVPPQYYGVPWGVYPANLFQQQAASTANHSANQQQSSQGPGPGQPQVMRTGTNQRPLTPGQGQQSQQESLAAAAAANPALAYTGMPGYQVLAPAAYYDQTGALVMGPGARTGLGGPVRLVQTPLLINPAAAQAAAAVSASGSSNNMSGPPANGLYRSMPQPQPQPQQQQAPPPSSGLPSSSFYGSGSVPNTSQSSSLFSHTSAAPPPSSSLGFSSTGGSLGVGLGSALGGFGSSVSSSTSSSVSRRDSLLASSDLYKRGGSSLTPIGQPFYNSLGYSSSPSPIGLTPGHSPLTPPPSLPSSHGSSSSLHLGGLTNGSGRYISAAPGAEAKYRSAGGTSSLFNSSSQLFPPSRPRYSRSDVMPSGRSRLLEDFRNNRFPNLQLRDLPGHMVEFSQDQHGSRFIQQKLERATPAERQMVFGEILQAAYQLMTDVFGNYVIQKFFEFGSADQKLALATRIRGHVLPLALQMYGCRVIQKALESISSDQQVISDIVRELDGHVLKCVKDQNGNHVVQKCIECVQPQALQFIIDAFQGQVFVLSTHPYGCRVIQRILEHCTQEQTLPILEELHQHSEQLGQKYQGVSLEMTPKTYYTVSRDALFKDQYGNYVIQHVLEHGRPEDKSKIVAEVRGKVLVLSQHKFASNVVEKCVIHSSRAERALLIDEVCCQKDGPHSALYTMMKDQYANYVVQRMIDMAEPAQRKIIMHKIRPHIATLRKYTYGKHILAKLEKYYMKSGSELGPIGGPTNGLM; encoded by the exons ATGAGCGTTCCATGCAGCATCCTAGGTATGAATGACGTGGCCTGGCAGGAGACAAGAGGTGGGATGCTGCATGCAAATGGTGCTCCTGAGACCGGCGGTGTCAGAGTTCATGGTGGAGGGCCCCTAGCCACAGTTGGAGCTGGACAGGCTCCTGGAGTCCCACATTTACAGGGCATGGACAGGGTTGTTAACCCTACCCCAGGTACCCCGCAGCCACCACTGAGTGGACGGTCTCAGGATGATGCCACAGTTGGATACTTCTTCCAGAGGCAGCCTGGAGAGCAGCTTGGAGGTTGCACACCCAGCAAGCATCGCTGGCCAACTGGAGATGCCAATCATGTTGATCAG GTCCGTGCTGTGGATGAAATGAACTATGACTTCCAAGCTCTTGCTCTGGAGTCCAGGGGTATGGGAGAG CTTCTGCCAGCAAAAAAGCTCTGGGATTCTGATGAGTTGGCCAAGGATGGAAGGAAAGGGATGCTTCTTGGCGAGGAGTGGAGGGACAATGCATGGGGATCATCTC ATCATTCAGTGTCTCAGCCAATCATGGTGCAGCGGCGACCAGGCCAGAGTTTCCATGGGAATGGTGATGCCAATTCTGTGCTTTCACCTCGCTCAGAAGGTGGAGGCCTGGGGGTGAGCATGGTGGAGTATGTCCTGAGCTCCTCTCCTGGTGACAAGATGGATGGTCGCTACAGGAACGGTGGCTAT GGTGGAGGAGATGTTGACCAAGATGGGAGAGACAAGAATGATGCCCAGGAGAAAGTGTCCCCCTTTGAAGAGGACAAGAGCCCGGAGATGAAGGTGGGAGAGGAGAGTGATCCCACGAAAGCCAACGGAAGAGGTCTTCTGAATGGCATGGACAGAGACTGCAAAGATTTCAA TCCAACCCCTGGAAGCCGTCAAGCTTCCCCCACTGAGGCCGTGGAACGGATGGGTCCCAGTCAGACAGGGTTGGAGATGATGGGACAGCACCATCCCCATGTCCTCCAACAACACAACCCCAACCAAAACAAGGCCCCAGCTGAGGACTTCCAGAACCAGGAGGCCCAGAGCATGGGAGGTATGGAGCAGCAAGCCGGTGTGGAGTCCCTCCAGTTCGACTATGCCGGCAACCAGATCCAGGTGGACTCCTCCGGGACTCCAGTAGGATTGTTTGACTACAATTCTCAACAGCAG ttgttCCAGAGATCTAATCCCCTGACTGTTCAGCagctcactgcagctcagcaacAACAATACGCCCTGgctgcagcccagcagcagcatctcg CTGGCCTTGCTCCTGCGTTTGTGCCAAACCCATACATCATCAATGCTGCCCCCCCTGGAACCGATCCCTACACTGCCGCtgggctggcagcagcagccacacttGCAG GGCCCACAGTGGTTCCACCACAGTACTATGGTGTTCCTTGGGGTGTGTACCCGGCCAATCTTTTCCAGCAACAGGCTGCATCAACTGCCAATCACTCAGCTAATCAGCAACAATCCAGCCAGGGTCCAGGGCCAGGCCAGCCACAG gtgaTGCGCACTGGAACCAACCAGCGACCTCTTACGCCTGGGCAAGGCCAACAGAGTCAGCAGGAATCTctagctgcagcagctgctgcaaacCCTGCATTGGCATACACAGGCATGCCTG GATATCAAGTGTTGGCCCCTGCAGCCTATTATGACCAGACTGGGGCCTTGGTGATGGGCCCTGGTGCCCGAACTGGTCTAGGTGGGCCAGTTCGTCTAGTCCAGACCCCTCTACTCATCaaccctgcagcagcacaagctG cagctgcgGTGTCAGCATCTGGCTCCAGTAACAACATGTCTGGTCCTCCAGCCAACGGGCTGTACCGCTCAATGCCTCAACCTCAACcccagccacagcagcagcaggctccCCCACCCAGCAGTGGCCTACCTTCCAGCTCATTCTACGGCTCTGGATCAGTCCCCAACACGTCTCAGAGCAGCTCACTTTTCTCACACACTTCTGCTGCACCTCCACCAAGCTCATCCCTGGGCTTCAGCAGTACCGGCGGCTCTCTCGGTGTAGGCCTGGGCTCTGCTCTTGGAGGCTTTGGCTCTTCTG tttCCAGCTCTACCAGTAGCAGTGTATCTCGCAGAGACTCCCTGTTGGCAAGTTCTGATCTTTACAAACGTGGCGGCAGCAGTTTAACTCCCATCGGCCAGCCCTTTTACAACAGCCTGGGTTACTCCTCCTCACCTAGTCCCATTGGCCTCACACCAGGTCACTCCCCACTCACTCCTCCACCATCTCTGCCCTCCTCCCATGGATCCTCTTCTAGCCTTCACCTAG GTGGCCTGACAAATGGCAGCGGGCGTTACATTTCTGCAGCGCCTGGAGCTGAGGCCAAGTACCGGAGCGCCGGCGGGACATCCAGTCTCTTTAATTCCAGTAGCCAGCTGTTCCCACCGTCTCGGCCTCGCTACAGTCGCTCTGATGTCATGCCGTCTGGGCGCAGCCGCTTACTGGAAGACTTCAGGAACAACCGCTTCCCAAACCTCCAGCTCCGTGACCTGCCGGGACACATGGTGGAGTTCTCTCAAGACCAGCACGGATCCAG ATTTATCCAGCAGAAGCTGGAGAGGGCCACCCCTGCTGAGAGGCAGATGGTGTTTGGAGAGATTCTGCAAGCAGCATACCAACTGATGACTGATGTGTTTGGGAATTATGTCATCCAAAAGTTCTTTGAG TTTGGAAGTGCAGACCAGAAGCTGGCTTTGGCTACACGTATCCGTGGACACGTCCTTCCCCTGGCTTTGCAGATGTATGGTTGCAGGGTCATTCAGAAAGCCCTGGAGTCCATTTCCTCAGACCAGCAGGTAATT AGTGACATTGTCCGCGAGCTTGATGGCCATGTGTTGAAGTGTGTCAAGGACCAGAATGGCAACCATGTGGTGCAGAAGTGTATTGAGTGTGTCCAGCCCCAAGCCCTACAGTTCATTATTGATGCCTTTCAGGGACAG gtgtttgtgcTTTCCACACACCCCTATGGCTGCAGAGTTATCCAAAGGATTTTGGAGCACTGCACCCAGGAGCAGACCCTGCCtatcctggaggagctgcatCAGCACTCTGAACAGCTGGGCCAG AAATATCAAGGCGTATCATTGGAGATGACACCCAAAACATATTATACAGTGTCCCGTGATGCACTGTTCAAG GATCAGTATGGTAACTACGTCATTCAGCATGTTTTGGAGCATGGCCGACCAGAAGATAAGAGCAAGATAGTCGCAGAGGTTCGCGGAAAGGTTCTTGTCCTCAGCCAACACAAATTTGCAAG TAATGTTGTGGAGAAGTGTGTGATCCACTCTTCGCGTGCAGAGAGAGCTCTGCTGATAGATGAAGTGTGCTGCCAGAAAGACGGGCCCCACAGCGCCCTGTACACCATGATGAAGGACCAGTACGCCAACTATGTTGTCCAAAGAATGATTGACATGGCAGAACCTGCTCAGCGCAAAATCATCATGCACAAG
- the pum2 gene encoding pumilio homolog 2 isoform X6, which yields MSVPCSILGMNDVAWQETRGGMLHANGAPETGGVRVHGGGPLATVGAGQAPGVPHLQGMDRVVNPTPGTPQPPLSGRSQDDATVGYFFQRQPGEQLGGCTPSKHRWPTGDANHVDQVRAVDEMNYDFQALALESRGMGELLPAKKLWDSDELAKDGRKGMLLGEEWRDNAWGSSHHSVSQPIMVQRRPGQSFHGNGDANSVLSPRSEGGGLGVSMVEYVLSSSPGDKMDGRYRNGGYGGGDVDQDGRDKNDAQEKVSPFEEDKSPEMKVGEESDPTKANGRGLLNGMDRDCKDFNPTPGSRQASPTEAVERMGPSQTGLEMMGQHHPHVLQQHNPNQNKAPAEDFQNQEAQSMGGMEQQAGVESLQFDYAGNQIQVDSSGTPVGLFDYNSQQQLFQRSNPLTVQQLTAAQQQQYALAAAQQQHLAGLAPAFVPNPYIINAAPPGTDPYTAAGLAAAATLAGPTVVPPQYYGVPWGVYPANLFQQQAASTANHSANQQQSSQGPGPGQPQVMRTGTNQRPLTPGQGQQSQQESLAAAAAANPALAYTGMPGYQVLAPAAYYDQTGALVMGPGARTGLGGPVRLVQTPLLINPAAAQAAAAVSASGSSNNMSGPPANGLYRSMPQPQPQPQQQQAPPPSSGLPSSSFYGSGSVPNTSQSSSLFSHTSAAPPPSSSLGFSSTGGSLGVGLGSALGGFGSSVSSSTSSSVSRRDSLLASSDLYKRGGSSLTPIGQPFYNSLGYSSSPSPIGLTPGHSPLTPPPSLPSSHGSSSSLHLGGLTNGSGRYISAAPGAEAKYRSAGGTSSLFNSSSQLFPPSRPRYSRSDVMPSGRSRLLEDFRNNRFPNLQLRDLPGHMVEFSQDQHGSRFIQQKLERATPAERQMVFGEILQAAYQLMTDVFGNYVIQKFFEFGSADQKLALATRIRGHVLPLALQMYGCRVIQKALESISSDQQVISDIVRELDGHVLKCVKDQNGNHVVQKCIECVQPQALQFIIDAFQGQVFVLSTHPYGCRVIQRILEHCTQEQTLPILEELHQHSEQLGQDQYGNYVIQHVLEHGRPEDKSKIVAEVRGKVLVLSQHKFASNVVEKCVIHSSRAERALLIDEVCCQKDGPHSALYTMMKDQYANYVVQRMIDMAEPAQRKIIMHKIRPHIATLRKYTYGKHILAKLEKYYMKSGSELGPIGGPTNGLM from the exons ATGAGCGTTCCATGCAGCATCCTAGGTATGAATGACGTGGCCTGGCAGGAGACAAGAGGTGGGATGCTGCATGCAAATGGTGCTCCTGAGACCGGCGGTGTCAGAGTTCATGGTGGAGGGCCCCTAGCCACAGTTGGAGCTGGACAGGCTCCTGGAGTCCCACATTTACAGGGCATGGACAGGGTTGTTAACCCTACCCCAGGTACCCCGCAGCCACCACTGAGTGGACGGTCTCAGGATGATGCCACAGTTGGATACTTCTTCCAGAGGCAGCCTGGAGAGCAGCTTGGAGGTTGCACACCCAGCAAGCATCGCTGGCCAACTGGAGATGCCAATCATGTTGATCAG GTCCGTGCTGTGGATGAAATGAACTATGACTTCCAAGCTCTTGCTCTGGAGTCCAGGGGTATGGGAGAG CTTCTGCCAGCAAAAAAGCTCTGGGATTCTGATGAGTTGGCCAAGGATGGAAGGAAAGGGATGCTTCTTGGCGAGGAGTGGAGGGACAATGCATGGGGATCATCTC ATCATTCAGTGTCTCAGCCAATCATGGTGCAGCGGCGACCAGGCCAGAGTTTCCATGGGAATGGTGATGCCAATTCTGTGCTTTCACCTCGCTCAGAAGGTGGAGGCCTGGGGGTGAGCATGGTGGAGTATGTCCTGAGCTCCTCTCCTGGTGACAAGATGGATGGTCGCTACAGGAACGGTGGCTAT GGTGGAGGAGATGTTGACCAAGATGGGAGAGACAAGAATGATGCCCAGGAGAAAGTGTCCCCCTTTGAAGAGGACAAGAGCCCGGAGATGAAGGTGGGAGAGGAGAGTGATCCCACGAAAGCCAACGGAAGAGGTCTTCTGAATGGCATGGACAGAGACTGCAAAGATTTCAA TCCAACCCCTGGAAGCCGTCAAGCTTCCCCCACTGAGGCCGTGGAACGGATGGGTCCCAGTCAGACAGGGTTGGAGATGATGGGACAGCACCATCCCCATGTCCTCCAACAACACAACCCCAACCAAAACAAGGCCCCAGCTGAGGACTTCCAGAACCAGGAGGCCCAGAGCATGGGAGGTATGGAGCAGCAAGCCGGTGTGGAGTCCCTCCAGTTCGACTATGCCGGCAACCAGATCCAGGTGGACTCCTCCGGGACTCCAGTAGGATTGTTTGACTACAATTCTCAACAGCAG ttgttCCAGAGATCTAATCCCCTGACTGTTCAGCagctcactgcagctcagcaacAACAATACGCCCTGgctgcagcccagcagcagcatctcg CTGGCCTTGCTCCTGCGTTTGTGCCAAACCCATACATCATCAATGCTGCCCCCCCTGGAACCGATCCCTACACTGCCGCtgggctggcagcagcagccacacttGCAG GGCCCACAGTGGTTCCACCACAGTACTATGGTGTTCCTTGGGGTGTGTACCCGGCCAATCTTTTCCAGCAACAGGCTGCATCAACTGCCAATCACTCAGCTAATCAGCAACAATCCAGCCAGGGTCCAGGGCCAGGCCAGCCACAG gtgaTGCGCACTGGAACCAACCAGCGACCTCTTACGCCTGGGCAAGGCCAACAGAGTCAGCAGGAATCTctagctgcagcagctgctgcaaacCCTGCATTGGCATACACAGGCATGCCTG GATATCAAGTGTTGGCCCCTGCAGCCTATTATGACCAGACTGGGGCCTTGGTGATGGGCCCTGGTGCCCGAACTGGTCTAGGTGGGCCAGTTCGTCTAGTCCAGACCCCTCTACTCATCaaccctgcagcagcacaagctG cagctgcgGTGTCAGCATCTGGCTCCAGTAACAACATGTCTGGTCCTCCAGCCAACGGGCTGTACCGCTCAATGCCTCAACCTCAACcccagccacagcagcagcaggctccCCCACCCAGCAGTGGCCTACCTTCCAGCTCATTCTACGGCTCTGGATCAGTCCCCAACACGTCTCAGAGCAGCTCACTTTTCTCACACACTTCTGCTGCACCTCCACCAAGCTCATCCCTGGGCTTCAGCAGTACCGGCGGCTCTCTCGGTGTAGGCCTGGGCTCTGCTCTTGGAGGCTTTGGCTCTTCTG tttCCAGCTCTACCAGTAGCAGTGTATCTCGCAGAGACTCCCTGTTGGCAAGTTCTGATCTTTACAAACGTGGCGGCAGCAGTTTAACTCCCATCGGCCAGCCCTTTTACAACAGCCTGGGTTACTCCTCCTCACCTAGTCCCATTGGCCTCACACCAGGTCACTCCCCACTCACTCCTCCACCATCTCTGCCCTCCTCCCATGGATCCTCTTCTAGCCTTCACCTAG GTGGCCTGACAAATGGCAGCGGGCGTTACATTTCTGCAGCGCCTGGAGCTGAGGCCAAGTACCGGAGCGCCGGCGGGACATCCAGTCTCTTTAATTCCAGTAGCCAGCTGTTCCCACCGTCTCGGCCTCGCTACAGTCGCTCTGATGTCATGCCGTCTGGGCGCAGCCGCTTACTGGAAGACTTCAGGAACAACCGCTTCCCAAACCTCCAGCTCCGTGACCTGCCGGGACACATGGTGGAGTTCTCTCAAGACCAGCACGGATCCAG ATTTATCCAGCAGAAGCTGGAGAGGGCCACCCCTGCTGAGAGGCAGATGGTGTTTGGAGAGATTCTGCAAGCAGCATACCAACTGATGACTGATGTGTTTGGGAATTATGTCATCCAAAAGTTCTTTGAG TTTGGAAGTGCAGACCAGAAGCTGGCTTTGGCTACACGTATCCGTGGACACGTCCTTCCCCTGGCTTTGCAGATGTATGGTTGCAGGGTCATTCAGAAAGCCCTGGAGTCCATTTCCTCAGACCAGCAGGTAATT AGTGACATTGTCCGCGAGCTTGATGGCCATGTGTTGAAGTGTGTCAAGGACCAGAATGGCAACCATGTGGTGCAGAAGTGTATTGAGTGTGTCCAGCCCCAAGCCCTACAGTTCATTATTGATGCCTTTCAGGGACAG gtgtttgtgcTTTCCACACACCCCTATGGCTGCAGAGTTATCCAAAGGATTTTGGAGCACTGCACCCAGGAGCAGACCCTGCCtatcctggaggagctgcatCAGCACTCTGAACAGCTGGGCCAG GATCAGTATGGTAACTACGTCATTCAGCATGTTTTGGAGCATGGCCGACCAGAAGATAAGAGCAAGATAGTCGCAGAGGTTCGCGGAAAGGTTCTTGTCCTCAGCCAACACAAATTTGCAAG TAATGTTGTGGAGAAGTGTGTGATCCACTCTTCGCGTGCAGAGAGAGCTCTGCTGATAGATGAAGTGTGCTGCCAGAAAGACGGGCCCCACAGCGCCCTGTACACCATGATGAAGGACCAGTACGCCAACTATGTTGTCCAAAGAATGATTGACATGGCAGAACCTGCTCAGCGCAAAATCATCATGCACAAG